The stretch of DNA TTGCCAGTTTTAATACAAATgtatatacattgtcacatgctttaaatatagggaggggagggggaacccTGGATTGCTACTTTAATCTATTGGCAAAACCTGGTGCAAAAACCAGCAGTGCTATTTTCTTCTGCATACTGGTGGTGCTGTCCTGTTGCAGCAGTTTTGCACACTGCCCTATGGTGAATATATATCAAGCAGCGCAAACTGCGTCATTGTGACCCTGTGTCACTGTATGAAGGTGCCTTTGGGGAGTAGATGTCAGAGCAATATTATATTGAGATGTCTCGCTAAAACTGGCACAGTTTTCCTCTCTGCGTTAAATACATTCACCAGGTTCAGCCGCAGTTGACCTTTGCTCCTAACTGACCTGCATAACCTGTATCAAAgaccagtcctcaagaacccccccaataggtcacgttttaaggatatcgcagcttcagaacaggtggctaaGTCGAAAACTTGTTCACCTCAATAGTCATCTCCCAATGACCATGCAGCTTTCTATGAGCTGGGAAGACCACAAGGCGTTACTGTGATCCCACTTGTCCGATTAAGAAATGTAGTGATATCTCGGGTGTCCCCTGGAGGTTAGGTGACTGTGGATCACCAATGAGAGACACCATGGTTcatgtattaaatatatatatatatatacaccacccaAAAAAATAAGCAGAGCCGACTCCTAATTTAAAGCTCACAGcattatactgtaggtgcctatTGATCAAACTCCCCTATTGCAAAAAAAGAACACCAGATGTATACAAGGCAAACGCGCCATTTTTATGGTATGGGTTGGTGGGGGGTAAGGGGGTTGAACGCCACTTGCTGCTTTCAAAAGAACTTGGGGCTGTGGTCGAAGAGTGACCATattacagtcctcaagggctaccaacgagtcaggtttgcaggatatccctgcttcagcacaggtcatgtcataacgactgagccactgattcagccacctgtgctgaaggagtgatatcctgacctgttggtggcccttgaggactggagttgaccaccccagTATTACAGGGTACAGAGCACAATTATGTTTGATTTACATTCCAAGAGTATCACAGCCGTTTGTATTTATCAGTCTCCCACCTGTAATAATGGAACAAAGCCGGTACAAGCAACCCATGGTCCCATGGAACGTCATGGAAATCAGGAGGTAACCTAGAGTTCAAAAAtcagcaaataaaaaaataataataagtatGGATTTAGGCCCATATTGATTAAGCAGTGCTATTTTGCAAGACAACGTCTAGCGCTAGAAATATCTTACCGCCCATTTAGGTGAACGGTGATAGAAGATGTTGTGTGGACTAGTACGGTGCTGCGTAATAAACAAGGGCTTACAACTGGCGATTGAAAAATCCCACatctataagtatttttaattcATATTTAAAGTTAGTCGGTTGTGATATGTTTGAATAGAACAATGGGAGAGTTCTTCATACAGTAGGTAAATGACAGGCATGTGAGCCTCACAAGTTTCATCATCAGGTCATCCTGCAGAAGACATTGTGACCTCTTGACCATGCATATGGAATAGAAATTAGTGAGGTCGTGAAAGCCCATGCACTGTACGTATAAAAGTAACTCATCTTGATCCTTCTTACAATGGATAAATATATCATCTAGTGGTTATTGTGCATTTTCATTGTCCCAGGAGAACATCACACGGTACTTATGAACCTAAGAGGGTTCATTCATTCTCTAACATCCATGTTTTCCAccagggggggtgacgggagacACCCTTATTGATATCGGGACAGGTCCCTCCATTTACCAGCTTCTCTCCACCTGTGAATCCTTTAAGGAAATCATCGCCACATGGTTCACTAACCGAGAGCTCAAGGAGCTGAAGAAATGGCTGAATAAAGACCCTGGAGCGTTTGACTGGTCTTCCACAGTGAAGCATGTTTGTGATCTCGAGGGAAACGGGTATGGAAGTAACCATATTACTTTTCTAATAACCACTTCAGGAACCTCATTTTAGATTAGTACAGTAgagcagtggtggccaactccagtcctcaagggccaaaaaAAGATCAGGTCTACAggctatcccggcttcagcacagatggctcagtcttcgacaccTCAGAAATATTAAACACCGTGTTTGTAGATTTTAAAGTCGGGGGACATGTCATCCTGGATTCAGGGTGTGGCCGTCTTGGAATTGtgatataatttattattttaaagtgCATTGTGCTTCATTACCGATTGCTGTGCTTTCTGGGACAGCACTCGGCCCAGACCTGTTCTCTTCCTCACTATTGCTGCATAAAATACTTCGTAAAGAAGAAGTGGGTGGATGaggatatgtaaaaaaaaatcaatgcacTTCAGCCTTCCACTGTCAAAAATATCATctatccaagatggctgcctccTAACCCAGAATGACTCCTGTCCCCTGTTGCCAAGAAAAGAACCTGCAGTCTTAACTAGTGAGGTTTTCTACCACCCTCTCCCTCATTTCTCCCCACGCCCTGGTGCTTCTCCACTCCCTTTTAGATTTTAGCCCCCATGTTTCCTTCTTACCTCCTTGAAGCAGAATTGATTTAAGcagtaacccctcccccccacaccctgtcaAAACCAAATTGAATTTCTCATTATCTGGATCAAAGGCTCATGATAAGAAACTAAATCAATATGGCTGCCACCCCCAAAAGGAAGACTTTGCGACTTTGTACTAACTACTAAAGACACTGATGTCTCTGAACACAGGGGATCAAAAATAGTGAAAGAAATTGTGCAAAATGAAAGCCGTAATCTGTGCTGCTCATTTACCTGAATCatgggggtccccagaactggaACATGATGGGGTAAGCCCTAGAGGACCCCATGATTTGggttatggggggtgggggggaggatgagCTGCACAAATTGCTTCCTTAAATTTGCACTCTTTTTGTACGCCATGTTGTATTTATAATAATAACGAATGATGTGTTGCAGTGGGAAgctgaaggagaaggaggagatgcTGAGAGGGAAGATCAAGCAGGTTTTGATGTGTGACGTCAGTAAGAGTAACCCACTGGAGCCTGCTGTGGTACCTAAAGCTGACTGCCTCACTGCCACGGTGTGCCTGGAAGCTGCCTGCAAAAATTATGAGGCTTACGGCACTGCGCTGAGAAACCTCTCCTCTCTACTGAAACCTAATGGCTGCCTACTGCTCGCAGGAGACCTGGGAGCCAGTTACTACCAGGTTGGCCCAAACAAGGTGTTCTCTTTGTCTGTGAATGAGGATTTCCTGCAGAAAGTGCTGACAGAGAGTGGCTACATCATCAAGAAGCTGGAGGTCTTCGGGAAGCCGGAAGATGCCACCTTTGACACGTCAGATTATGAGGGCTTTTATTTCCTTCACGCACAGAAAGGCTAGGTGTTGTGGAGTTGGGGTTCCAGTGGTGTTTCTTTGGTTCTGTGCCATCCTTTtatttcaggggtggccaactccattcttcaagggccaccaaaaccaggtttcaaggatatccctgcttcagcacaggtgaaccAAGGATATCCTTGAaaactgtcctgttggtggcccttgaggactggagttggccactcctgatttaTTTCctctccaataaaaaaaatgataaaccGAAACGAATAAAGGTGTTACGTGCATCTTGGCTTTGGGGTTCTCATAGCTTATCGATTGTGTGAGAGTTTCTCCCTTCTACAACAAGACCCATAACAATGTCTCATGTGATGGTATCCAAGAAGAGAGCGTGCATACACTACACTATAACCAAACATTtaagtgtatgatacagtaacaAGCACATTCATTGACACTACGATAAGGTCCCTATGCTTGGTTTACTACAACATAAGGACATTGTTATACTCTATATTTGTACCATGTATTTCTTTACCTTTACAGCATGTATCAAAGACCCCCCAAAAATCCAATTGTATCCACTGCTAAccttttctttaataaatattgCACCTTTTTCACCACTCTTGCTtctgttttgcagctgggagacttggaTACATACCTCCTATGGTGTCTAGGGCACTTGGAGTCTAGTAAATATACCCCGAGACTTTAAAGTTTAAAAAAGTCACACAGTGGAATTAAAGTGCTTTTTTGTGCACTTGGGGGGTAAACTACAGTGTATCACACCAAAAGTATGCAACAAACTGCACCAGATATAGCAAAGAACAAATACTATTGATTTGCATCACTTAGGCCTTGAGTTCTATTAATAGTGTTGAcatgtggcttctccaaaaatactggatacaATGGTGAATGATGCGACACGGTCGAGACACGCACACATGCAAATGCACAAACCTCTcaactccatgctgtttcctcctctctttggctcctgacacctcctcctgattggctgcattccccagcagcagccaatcaggatggaagaagctgcccagccccctagcaacagccctgctctctccctgctctggtgGAAATCCAGCAGCCCTGCAAGCCATACAGcccactatgtccagagaggtaataccagtatacacataaatgcacagtgaggtaataccgctatacacatacatgcccagagaggtaataccggtatacacatacacgcccagagaggtaataccggtatacacatacacgcccagagaagtaataccggtatacacatacacgctgtaacgatgcgcggaacacaaCCCCTGCGGcttgttccttccttacctgtttacgccgccctctagctgcgagtcaagatcctgtgtctttaaggattctgaagcaagcaacgccatcttgctttctggcaaaccctgccctcttcctacTGACAGGAAgaaagcctctctttgactttctctctgctattagtcttttgctgcctgccctggtgcctgctggtactcatcgcatactgttcctgcctggagTTCCTTGGGActttt from Ascaphus truei isolate aAscTru1 chromosome 6, aAscTru1.hap1, whole genome shotgun sequence encodes:
- the LOC142496956 gene encoding nicotinamide N-methyltransferase-like; the protein is MSGFTTASEYEKEFDPQMYLSEYFNLGSGSLADDYLKFVLGHMHKTFTSGGVTGDTLIDIGTGPSIYQLLSTCESFKEIIATWFTNRELKELKKWLNKDPGAFDWSSTVKHVCDLEGNGGKLKEKEEMLRGKIKQVLMCDVSKSNPLEPAVVPKADCLTATVCLEAACKNYEAYGTALRNLSSLLKPNGCLLLAGDLGASYYQVGPNKVFSLSVNEDFLQKVLTESGYIIKKLEVFGKPEDATFDTSDYEGFYFLHAQKG